A stretch of Fluviicola sp. DNA encodes these proteins:
- a CDS encoding GIY-YIG nuclease family protein, with product MTQPLPFCTYVLFSEKDAMLYIGYSSNLENRLKSHNYGNVKSTSNRRPLKLIFCEFYLFEKDARNREKYFKTTAGKKAIKLMLRSTLYTLGYAEKVAFIFEED from the coding sequence ATGACACAACCACTTCCTTTTTGTACTTATGTTTTGTTTAGCGAAAAAGACGCAATGCTATATATTGGATACTCATCTAACCTGGAGAACCGATTAAAAAGTCACAATTATGGAAACGTAAAAAGTACTTCAAATAGAAGACCATTGAAACTGATCTTTTGTGAATTCTATCTCTTCGAGAAAGATGCAAGAAACAGAGAAAAATATTTTAAAACCACTGCCGGAAAAAAAGCGATCAAATTAATGCTTAGATCAACGTTATATACTTTAGGGTATGCCGAAAAGGTAGCTTTCATTTTTGAAGAAGATTAA
- a CDS encoding folylpolyglutamate synthase/dihydrofolate synthase family protein, whose protein sequence is MNYTETIDWLFQQFPAYHNLGAQAYNPGLKNIEELSAFFGNPEKEMRFIHVGGTNGKGSVSNMLASILTESGEKTGLFTSPHLFDFTERIRINGKPVDEQFVIEFCEKVRNHSWNIQPSFFEITWMMALAFFRQNNCSIVIAEVGLGGRLDATNIIQPLISVITNIGLDHVNILGDTRAKIAYEKAGIIKKQTPVVLGEKDSETFPVFETKAKEMESQIILPEPNISLPKEIIGYQVGNYGIVSAVCDYLETLGFTVDQSTREKGIQNLKKNTGFFGRMEVIAQEPLTIVDCAHNAEGIHALFNSIQEINKGALHCIYGTSSDKDLDAILKEFPENAHFYFTPFSNPRSIRIEDLKEKVDSRIEKKLFFNSPLTAFKQAQESANKADTILIFGSFFLVHDFFEVFFQKGLAETK, encoded by the coding sequence ATGAACTATACTGAAACCATCGACTGGTTGTTTCAACAATTCCCGGCTTATCACAATTTGGGAGCACAAGCCTATAATCCCGGATTAAAAAACATCGAAGAATTGAGTGCTTTTTTCGGAAATCCTGAAAAAGAAATGCGCTTCATTCATGTCGGCGGAACAAACGGAAAAGGTTCCGTATCGAATATGCTGGCATCCATCCTGACGGAAAGCGGAGAAAAAACCGGCCTGTTCACTTCTCCTCACTTGTTTGACTTTACGGAACGGATCCGCATCAATGGCAAACCGGTAGACGAACAATTTGTGATTGAATTTTGCGAAAAAGTAAGAAATCACTCCTGGAATATTCAACCTTCCTTCTTTGAGATTACCTGGATGATGGCGCTTGCCTTTTTTCGTCAGAATAATTGTTCGATAGTCATTGCAGAAGTTGGTCTGGGCGGAAGATTAGACGCCACAAACATCATTCAGCCGCTTATTTCCGTGATTACGAACATCGGGCTCGACCATGTCAACATATTGGGTGATACGCGCGCAAAAATAGCGTACGAAAAAGCCGGGATTATCAAAAAGCAAACTCCGGTCGTATTGGGAGAAAAAGATTCCGAAACTTTCCCTGTTTTTGAAACGAAGGCAAAAGAAATGGAATCGCAGATCATTCTTCCCGAACCGAACATTTCATTACCGAAAGAAATCATCGGTTATCAGGTCGGAAATTACGGGATCGTATCGGCAGTTTGTGATTACCTGGAAACACTTGGTTTTACGGTTGATCAATCCACACGTGAAAAAGGAATTCAGAACCTGAAAAAAAATACCGGTTTCTTCGGTCGTATGGAAGTAATCGCACAGGAACCGTTAACGATCGTTGACTGCGCACACAATGCCGAAGGGATCCATGCCTTGTTCAATTCCATTCAGGAGATTAATAAAGGAGCACTTCATTGCATCTACGGCACCAGTTCCGACAAGGATTTGGATGCCATTTTAAAGGAATTTCCGGAAAACGCCCATTTTTACTTCACTCCTTTTTCCAATCCAAGAAGCATCCGGATCGAAGATTTGAAAGAAAAAGTGGATTCGAGAATAGAAAAAAAACTTTTTTTTAATTCTCCGTTAACAGCATTCAAACAAGCGCAAGAATCTGCAAACAAAGCGGATACGATTTTAATTTTCGGTTCTTTCTTTTTGGTCCACGATTTTTTTGAAGTTTTTTTTCAAAAAGGGCTTGCCGAAACGAAATAA